One Anaerolineae bacterium genomic window, TGCGTTAGTGGCGTTGGACCCGCGCACGGGCGAGATCCTGGCGATGGTAGGCAGTCCGGATTACTTCGACGGGCGTATCAATGGGGCCGTAAACGGTGCCCTAGCGTTGCGCCAGCCCGGATCGGCCATCAAGCCCATCACGTATGCGGTGGCGTTTGATCCGGAGCAAGCGGCGCAGGCCGGGCGAGAGGTCTACACGCCGGCCACGTTGGTAACTGATGTGCGCACAGCCTTTCCCACGCGCGAGGGCGAGCCGTACATCCCGCTCAACTACGATTTGGATTTTCACGGCCCGGTACTGCTGCGACAGGCGTTGGGTTCCTCTCTGAATATCCCAGCCGTCAAAGTGTTGCAGCACATTGGGGTAGACGCTCTAGTCGCGCAGGCGGCGCGCATGGGGATCACCACGTTCACCGACAGCGATCGCTTTGGGCTGGCGTTGACGTTGGGCGGCGGGGAGGTGCGACTGCTGGAGCTGACGGCGGCATATGCAGCCTTCGCTAATGGAGGCCATCGCGTGGATCCCATCGCCATCCGACGCATCGAGGACGCCGATGGGAACGTGATCCGGATGTGGTCGCCGCGGCCTGGGGTGTCGGTCCTCTCACCTCAGGTGGCCTATCTGATCACCGACATCCTGAGCGATCCGGAGGCGCGCCTGCTCACCTTCGGCGATAGCAGCATCTTGCGTCTCACGCGGCCGGCTGCGGTGAAGACGGGGACCACCACGGATTGGCGAGACAACTGGACGATCGGATATACACCGGAGCTCGTGACCGGCGTGTGGGTGGGCAATCCGGATAATACTCCTATGGTAGGCGTCAGCGGCGTCACCGGCGCTGCGCCCATCTGGCACGATTTCATGGAGCTAGCCCTGCGCAGTCACCCTATCCAGCCCTTTGCCCGTCCAGATGGCCTGGTGGAAGTGGAAATCTGCGCCGACTCAGGGCTATTGCCTACGGAGCTATGCCCGCGTCGTCGGCGAGAGTGGTTCATTGCCGGCACACAGCCCACACGCCTGGACGATATGCATCAGCGTATCGCGATCGACGTGCGCACCGGCCAGCGCGCTCGGCCCGACACGCCACCGGAGTTCATAGCCTATCGGACTTTCTGGGTATTGCCAGCTGAGCTACAGGAGTGGGCTGCACAGCGAGGCATCTCCCAACCGCCGCTGGAAGGAGAAACAGATGCTTGGGCGGTCGCCGACATATCATTGGGCCGCGCAGAGCCTCCATTGGTGCTCCTCAGCCCGGATGCAGGACAGGTGTACCGGCTAAATCGGATGCTTCCGAAGGATCTGCAGCGGATCGAGGTGGCTGCACGTCCAGGGAATGGATATCATCCATTGGAGATCACGCTGCTCGTGGATGGGCAGCCCATAAGCCGCGGCAGCGGCGCGCTGGTGCGCGGCTGGTGGCCGCTGTCACCAGGGCGCCATGTAGTGCAGGCTGTCGGCGTGGATCAGAGGGGCCAGGAGATACAAAGTCCGCAAGTGGAGATCTTTGTAGAGGATTAGGCGGCAACCTTGGGCGATGAGCAATGAGAGGTTTTTGCAGGCATGCAGCATTGCTAGGCCAAGTGCTGGTTCTAAACCGGTGCCTGGCAGTATCCCGCTATTTTCGGGAGGATAAACGGCATGAAGATCGCGGTCAGTACTGATGAGCACACGGTCTTGGTGGATACGATCCTAGAAGAGTTGCGTAAACGTGGGCATGAGGTGGAATACTTCGGTCCGGAGCCCGGCCAGTCTGCGGATTGGCCTGAGGTGACGCTTCAGGCAGCCGAGCGGGTCGCCCGCGGCGAGGCGGACGAAGCCATCGTAATGTGCTGGACGGGCACAGGGGCAACGCTGGCTGCCAACAAGGTCCCCGGCATCCGGGCTGCCCTCTGTCACGATGCGGAGACGGCGAAAGGGGCTCGCATCTGGAATCATGCCAACGTCTTAGCCCTTAGCCTGCGGGCCATATCCCCGCCTATTGCTAAGGAGATCCTGGACGCCTGGTTCTCTACGCCTTACAGCGACGATGAGTGGAACCTCCGTCAAATCCGGCGGATTCAGGAGATCGAGCAGAAATATCGCCACGAACTGCAGTAGGGGCACGACTCCGCCGTGCCCCTACTGCTTACATCCTCACTGCGAACGCGTATGTCCCGGCGCTGACCTCGCATACTACACGCCCTCGAGCGGTCCTTATATATGAGATCCCTTCCGCCTCTCGCAAGGGTTTTCCGCTCTCTGTCACACGGGCCGCCGATGCAGCAGGGATATACACAGTGGCCTGGGTGTTAGCGGGGATTTGGATATTCAGCTCGAACTGTTCTGGGGTAATCCGCCATTCGCTCACGATCGGCCCATGGATGGACTCGTAGATAGCCTTCACGTAGTTCAGCTCACCCTCAGGCTTGCCAGGGCGTGGATGGATGACGATCTTCCTGTATCCCGCACTGTCGGGAGCGACGTCAATGCCGGCCAAGTAGCGGAACAGCCACTCTCCGACTGAGCCAAAGGCGAAATGGTTGCGCGAGTTCATCTCGGGGCCCATCGTATCGCTGTTCCAACGCTCCCAGATGGTGGTCGCGCCCTTCTCGATCATGTATCCCCATGACGGATAGTCCCGGTTCAACAACAAACGTTGCGCCACCTCGTCGTATCCGTTCTCGCTCAACGCCGGCAGCAGCCATTTGGTGCCGACGAAGCCGGTAGAAAGATGCCAACCGCGGCGCTCGATGTCAGCTACGAGGTCCCGGGCCACCGAGGCCCGCGCGCGAGGGGGCACAACACCCATCCCCAATACCAGCGCGTTGATGGTCTGCGTCGCCCGGTCGTAATGGTCGTCTTTCAGGTAGTGGGCGTTAAAGGCGCGTCGGACGCGGTTTGCAATCGCTTGATACTTCTGGGCGGCGTGCTCCCGTCCAAGGATACGGGCCGCCTGTGCCACCAGGCTCGCCGAGTAGAAGAAGTAAAGGGTGGCCAGCATCGTCTTGTCGGTCACGCTATCGGCGGGAACCCAGTCACCGTAATCGTTGCCGCGGCAGCTCACCCAGAGGCCGCTGGGGTTGTTGGCATCCAGGTAGTCCACATAGCGCGCCATGGAATCAAAATGCCGCTCCAGCAGGCGGGTATCGCCGTAACACTGGTAGACGGTCCACGGCACGATCACGCCTGCGTCCATCCACGCCGGTGCGCCGGCGGGCGGCAGGGCGCCTGAGGCGCTGACGTATGGGGACACATCGGCGTACGCGCCGTTGGGAAGTTGCGAGTCGGCCATATCCCGCACGAACTTGGTGAGGAACGCCGCCATGTCCATGTTTATACAGGCCGTCCGCACGAAGATCTGCGCGTCGCCCATCCACCCTAGCCGCTCGTCCCGTTGAGGACAGTCGGTTAGCACGCTGTGCATGTTACCGCGCTGGCCCCATACGATGTTCTGGTACAGTCGGTTAACCATCTCGCTCGAGGTGACGAGGTTGGCGCTGCGAGGTGCATCGCTATGCACCACCAGCCCTGTGATCGCGTCGAGATTAGGTTGGCCAGGAAAGCCCGTGACCTCTACGTACCGAAAGCCGTGATATGTGAAGTGCGGGACAAACGTTTCAACCCCCTCGCCCTTCGCGATATAAGTGTCCGTGGCGTTCGCCTTGCGCAAGTTGTCCACGTAGATCGTGCCATCCGGGTTCAGCACCTCGGCGTGGCGTAGCTGAATCGCTGTGCCCGTTGGGGCTGATACGCGCAGGCGGCAGAACCCGACCATGTTCTGACCCAGATCGAACACGTACACGCCGGGCGCCGGCTCGCTCATTGAGATAGGCTTGAGCTCCTGAGTGATGCGGATCGGCGGATGCATCTGAGCATTGCGAGCGATCCCAGGGTCCGCGAACACCTCCACCGGCTGCCAAGCGTCGTCGGCGAAGCCGGCCCGATCCCATCCGGGCATCTCCATCCGGGCATCATACCACTCGCCTGC contains:
- a CDS encoding RpiB/LacA/LacB family sugar-phosphate isomerase, giving the protein MKIAVSTDEHTVLVDTILEELRKRGHEVEYFGPEPGQSADWPEVTLQAAERVARGEADEAIVMCWTGTGATLAANKVPGIRAALCHDAETAKGARIWNHANVLALSLRAISPPIAKEILDAWFSTPYSDDEWNLRQIRRIQEIEQKYRHELQ
- a CDS encoding glycoside hydrolase family 78 protein, with protein sequence MTHHVTAPLPPQRLRCEYLENPLGIEETHPRLSWQVNDPRRGARQTAYQVLVASSVEALAQDQGDLWDSGKVASNQNIHIEYAGVPLHSRQRCYWKVRTWDLHDQPSPWSEAHWWEMGLLSADDWAAEWIGLRDETVPPPCAYLRKSFTLEKPVRRARLYATALGVYELRLNGQRVGDHILAPEWTNYRRRVLYQTYDVTGMLTTGENVIGAILGDGWYIGELGWQLQRNNFGEPPARLLAQLEIELEDGSVQRVVSDGSWKATNQGPIRYSGLYAGEWYDARMEMPGWDRAGFADDAWQPVEVFADPGIARNAQMHPPIRITQELKPISMSEPAPGVYVFDLGQNMVGFCRLRVSAPTGTAIQLRHAEVLNPDGTIYVDNLRKANATDTYIAKGEGVETFVPHFTYHGFRYVEVTGFPGQPNLDAITGLVVHSDAPRSANLVTSSEMVNRLYQNIVWGQRGNMHSVLTDCPQRDERLGWMGDAQIFVRTACINMDMAAFLTKFVRDMADSQLPNGAYADVSPYVSASGALPPAGAPAWMDAGVIVPWTVYQCYGDTRLLERHFDSMARYVDYLDANNPSGLWVSCRGNDYGDWVPADSVTDKTMLATLYFFYSASLVAQAARILGREHAAQKYQAIANRVRRAFNAHYLKDDHYDRATQTINALVLGMGVVPPRARASVARDLVADIERRGWHLSTGFVGTKWLLPALSENGYDEVAQRLLLNRDYPSWGYMIEKGATTIWERWNSDTMGPEMNSRNHFAFGSVGEWLFRYLAGIDVAPDSAGYRKIVIHPRPGKPEGELNYVKAIYESIHGPIVSEWRITPEQFELNIQIPANTQATVYIPAASAARVTESGKPLREAEGISYIRTARGRVVCEVSAGTYAFAVRM
- the pbpC gene encoding penicillin-binding protein 1C translates to MMKRWSSKHRLWLVLSALALGFSLAIGYALVSLPPLEHLGEGQLAPSTLILDRRGRLLYEVIDPQGGKYQPVPLSAIPQACRDAVIATEDSRFYEHPGFDVWAIARAIWLNLREGRIVSGGSTITQQVVRNLLLSPAERRERTLLRKLREIWLAWRLTATYTKDEILALYLNRSYFGHFAYGVEAAAQAYFGKPSDQLDLAECAMLAGLLQSPARYNPLEHPDAAKARQQVVLHLMVKDGYISPEEAAAAAAEPLHFAPSPFPIEAPHFVMYVQGLLEQELGLDRLQQGGLRVYTTLDLDLQHLAESIVQRRLRQLREQRDKPPNLRVDTAALVALDPRTGEILAMVGSPDYFDGRINGAVNGALALRQPGSAIKPITYAVAFDPEQAAQAGREVYTPATLVTDVRTAFPTREGEPYIPLNYDLDFHGPVLLRQALGSSLNIPAVKVLQHIGVDALVAQAARMGITTFTDSDRFGLALTLGGGEVRLLELTAAYAAFANGGHRVDPIAIRRIEDADGNVIRMWSPRPGVSVLSPQVAYLITDILSDPEARLLTFGDSSILRLTRPAAVKTGTTTDWRDNWTIGYTPELVTGVWVGNPDNTPMVGVSGVTGAAPIWHDFMELALRSHPIQPFARPDGLVEVEICADSGLLPTELCPRRRREWFIAGTQPTRLDDMHQRIAIDVRTGQRARPDTPPEFIAYRTFWVLPAELQEWAAQRGISQPPLEGETDAWAVADISLGRAEPPLVLLSPDAGQVYRLNRMLPKDLQRIEVAARPGNGYHPLEITLLVDGQPISRGSGALVRGWWPLSPGRHVVQAVGVDQRGQEIQSPQVEIFVED